A single window of Hemibagrus wyckioides isolate EC202008001 linkage group LG28, SWU_Hwy_1.0, whole genome shotgun sequence DNA harbors:
- the ttc33 gene encoding tetratricopeptide repeat protein 33, protein MASFSWNRKIGEKVSKAAVQQFEAQSTKVEDHVELEGVDWLHAIKRRREVLLEDCAAKSKGLKDEGAQLAEQSRHWEAVRKWDEAIQLTPEAAALYEMKSQVLIILQEDFPAVQAAEMAVKLQPLWWEAWQTLGRAQLNLGEVELAVRSFQVALHLHPLERRLWEEDLRWALHLREEKHAMKQKAAQDDQTRKHIDEPPELQQDYGDFESDEVIAACTAIADRQKRFEELRRNITVDVQDVANEIGVSNSNKNASNYSLVKARIM, encoded by the exons ATGGCTTCATTTAGCTGGAATAGAAAAATCGGGGAAAAGGTTTCTAAGGCAGCAGTGCAACAGTTTGAGGCTCAATCAACAAAGGTGGAAGATCATGTGGAATTAGAAGGAGTTGATTGGCTGCATGCAATCAAGCGCAGACGTGAGGTACTGCTGGAAGACTGTGCAGCCAAGAGCAAGGGACTAAAGGATGAGGGAGCACAGTTGGCCGAGCAAAGCAG ACACTGGGAAGCGGTGAGGAAATGGGATGAGGCCATTCAGTTGACTCCAGAAGCAGCTGCCCTTTATGAGATGAAATCACAG GTGCTAATCATACTTCAGGAGGACTTCCCTGCAGTGCAGGCAGCAGAGATGGCAGTCAAACTTCAACCTCTGTGGTGGGAAGCATGGCAGACTTTAGGACGTGCCCAACTAAACCTTGGTGAAGTAGAGCTT GCTGTACGTTCCTTCCAGGTGGCACTGCACCTACACCCATTAGAGCGCCGCCTGTGGGAGGAAGACTTGAGATGGGCGCTACATCTACGGGAAGAGAAACATGCTATGAAGCAGAAAGCCGCACAGGATGACCAGACCCGAAAACATATTGATGAACCCCCAGAGCTGCAACAAGATTATGGGGACTTTGAGAGTGATGAGGTCATAGCTGCCTGCACAGCCATAGCAGACCGCCAGAAGAGATTTGAAGAGTTAAGGAGAAACATCACTGTGGATGTGCAAGATGTTGCCAATGAAATAGGTGTCAGCAATTCTAACAAAAATGCTTCAAATTATAGTTTGGTTAAAGCAAGAATAATGTAA
- the ungb gene encoding uracil-DNA glycosylase isoform X1 — translation MELMSQEEKNHSRGPPLTVEQLKQIEQKRHEALRRLAARNDPMPIGKSWHNHIGTEFAKPYFTKLMSFLTEERKHFTVYPSKDQVFFWTNVCAFEAVKVVILGQDPYPRQSQAHGLCFSVLRPSPPPPSLENIFTELAIDIKDFQHPGHGDLTGWAKQGVLLLNSVLTVRSREPASHQGQGWEEFTDAVVQSLSRNLKSLVFLLWGSYAQRKGKFIDRSEHHVLETSHPSPYSAHMGFFGCRHFSKTNILLKASGKTPIDWNAL, via the exons ATGGAACTAATGTCACAAG aagaaaaaaatcatagcAGAGGCCCGCCACTTACTGTTGAGCAGCTGAAGCAAATAGAGCAGAAGAGACATGAAGCTTTGAGGAGACTTGCTGCTCGCAATGATCCTATGCCCATTGGAAAGAGCTGGCACAACCACATTGGAACTGAATTCGCCAAACCTTACTTCACTAAG CTGATGTCTTTTCTCACTGAGGAGAGGAAACATTTCACTGTCTATCCAAGTAAAGATCAAGTCTTCTTTTGGAcaaatgtgtgtgcatttgaggct GTGAAAGTGGTTATCCTTGGTCAAGACCCATATCCCAGACAAAGTCAAGCTCATggtctgtgtttcagtgtgctGAGGccttcaccaccacctccaag TTTGGAAAATATATTCACTGAACTTGCAATAGATATCAAGGACTTTCAACACCCTGGTCATGGGGACCTGACAGGATGGGCTAAACAAG GTGTTCTGCTTCTGAACTCTGTCCTGACTGTAAGAAGCAGAGAGCCGGCATCCCACCAGGGTCAGGGATGGGAGGAGTTCACTGATGCTGTGGTTCAGAGCCTAAGTAGGAATTTAAAAAGCTTGGTCTTCCTACTTTGGGGATCATACGCTCAGAGGAAAGGCAAATTCATTGATAGG TCAGAGCATCATGTCCTTGAGACAAGCCATCCCTCACCATACTCTGCTCACATGGGCTTTTTTGGATGCAGACACTTCTCGAAGACTAACATCTTACTTAAGGCATCTGGAAAGACACCAATTGATTGGAATGCACTGTGA
- the ungb gene encoding uracil-DNA glycosylase isoform X2 has protein sequence MELMSQEEKNHSRGPPLTVEQLKQIEQKRHEALRRLAARNDPMPIGKSWHNHIGTEFAKPYFTKLMSFLTEERKHFTVYPSKDQVFFWTNVKVVILGQDPYPRQSQAHGLCFSVLRPSPPPPSLENIFTELAIDIKDFQHPGHGDLTGWAKQGVLLLNSVLTVRSREPASHQGQGWEEFTDAVVQSLSRNLKSLVFLLWGSYAQRKGKFIDRSEHHVLETSHPSPYSAHMGFFGCRHFSKTNILLKASGKTPIDWNAL, from the exons ATGGAACTAATGTCACAAG aagaaaaaaatcatagcAGAGGCCCGCCACTTACTGTTGAGCAGCTGAAGCAAATAGAGCAGAAGAGACATGAAGCTTTGAGGAGACTTGCTGCTCGCAATGATCCTATGCCCATTGGAAAGAGCTGGCACAACCACATTGGAACTGAATTCGCCAAACCTTACTTCACTAAG CTGATGTCTTTTCTCACTGAGGAGAGGAAACATTTCACTGTCTATCCAAGTAAAGATCAAGTCTTCTTTTGGAcaaat GTGAAAGTGGTTATCCTTGGTCAAGACCCATATCCCAGACAAAGTCAAGCTCATggtctgtgtttcagtgtgctGAGGccttcaccaccacctccaag TTTGGAAAATATATTCACTGAACTTGCAATAGATATCAAGGACTTTCAACACCCTGGTCATGGGGACCTGACAGGATGGGCTAAACAAG GTGTTCTGCTTCTGAACTCTGTCCTGACTGTAAGAAGCAGAGAGCCGGCATCCCACCAGGGTCAGGGATGGGAGGAGTTCACTGATGCTGTGGTTCAGAGCCTAAGTAGGAATTTAAAAAGCTTGGTCTTCCTACTTTGGGGATCATACGCTCAGAGGAAAGGCAAATTCATTGATAGG TCAGAGCATCATGTCCTTGAGACAAGCCATCCCTCACCATACTCTGCTCACATGGGCTTTTTTGGATGCAGACACTTCTCGAAGACTAACATCTTACTTAAGGCATCTGGAAAGACACCAATTGATTGGAATGCACTGTGA